One Phaseolus vulgaris cultivar G19833 chromosome 2, P. vulgaris v2.0, whole genome shotgun sequence DNA window includes the following coding sequences:
- the LOC137809030 gene encoding classical arabinogalactan protein 9-like — MLGKGKLAELRAIARSHKLAAGSQTVPNSVVEIVVAQGRTPPQGPTPSGALPAPQRKKLVLRKPKRKTPQVVQEEEDDEATEDGLVTKRTRVAPSSPSALPTPTPPSPPAPTQPVQATPLAVAPPVVESSDPNFIENPPSASTPFVSVGEGPPSTTSIAGAAPGGDEGGHNSPILITESPTSPPRQETPLALQTQEGGGESQHQAPPAPPPATTSSVPPSIEGTLGPFTAKLKMMAEDLM, encoded by the coding sequence ATGTTGGGAAAAGGGAAACTAGCAGAgttgagggcgatcgcccgatctcacaagctggcggcgggctcccaaaccgtgcccaactcggtagTGGAGATCGTCGTTGCTCAAGGCAGGACTCCTCCCCAAGGTCCAACTCCTTCGGGGGCACTACCCGCCCCACAAAGAAAGAAATTAGTTCTGAGGAAACCTAAGAGGAAGACTCCTCAGGTGGTacaggaagaagaggatgatgaggcgactgaggatggcctcgtcaccAAGAGAACAAGGGTGGCTCCCTCTTCACCATCTGCACTCCCAactccaacaccgccctcacctccagctccaacacaaccagtccaagcaacacctTTGGCTGTCGCACCCCCTGTGGTTGAAAGCAGCGACCCCAAtttcatagagaaccctccaagtGCCTCCACACCGTTCGTATCtgttggagagggtcctccttcaaccacctctatCGCTGGGGCCGCACCAGGAGGAGATGAGGGTGGTCATAACTCGCCGATTTTGATAACAGAGTCTCcgacttcaccaccacgccaagaaacCCCCCTTGCCCtacaaactcaagagggtggtggtgaaagtcagcaccaagctcctccagcacctccaccagcaaCAACCTCAAGCGTCCCACCCTCCATCGAAGGGACCTTGGGGCCCTTCACAGCCaagctgaagatgatggcagaggatctgatgtga